The Pseudomonadota bacterium DNA segment GGCTGGTGATCAGATATGCTGCTTTCCAGAATATCAATTTTCATTATCATCTACCTCGTTCTTCTGCTCTGAATGAACGCTAGTGCAATGCCGACAGGACCTGACCTTATATTATTTCTTATTCTCTTTGAGCGATAAAAACTCTTTCATCAGTACTTCTCTTCCCAACTTGGCATTGGCTATCATATATTTCTCCGCCTTCGCCCCATCATGTTCCTTGAGAGCTGCAACAATTTTATCATGTTCGCTATGCATTCTACTCAAACAGGAACCGGATGAAACAAAAAAACGAAATCGCAGGAACTGCTGTACCAGGTTTGAAACCACAGTCGTAATTTTATCATTCCCGCAAAGCTCAAGAATGAAATTATGAAATTCATTATGATTCTTGGTCAAGCTTGCGATATCCTTTTTAGCGGCACATTCTTTCATTTTCCGATTTAGACGTTCCAACTGGGCAATTCCCACATCCGTAAT contains these protein-coding regions:
- a CDS encoding GntR family transcriptional regulator, with product NSGINRDYPVVHKNISEIIASHQTLREKVAALLREAIIQQKIKPGERITELEIASRYGLSRTPIREAFRQLESEGFLKIIPRKGAIVAELDEKDIRDFYEIKAVLEGYAARVAAERITDVGIAQLERLNRKMKECAAKKDIASLTKNHNEFHNFILELCGNDKITTVVSNLVQQFLRFRFFVSSGSCLSRMHSEHDKIVAALKEHDGAKAEKYMIANAKLGREVLMKEFLSLKENKK